A region from the Beduinella massiliensis genome encodes:
- a CDS encoding enolase C-terminal domain-like protein, giving the protein MKIIQAETLVSKQRFELPADYLVAWYSAEKIPARTYDFPLLRLTTDEGIVGYGPGGAPLDAFALHKLIGLDPFHTAEFWMGLMSGKDCVRSTYSGIDIALWDIVGKATGHPIGHLLGTCRDRILAYAATSRLLTVKEHVQQCRELVRMGFRAIKLRLHRGDYREDIEVVEAVREACGEDVILLVDANQNNRSYAYPFWSYETACKVMDAMERLDVLCVEEPLDRRDYDGLARLSGEFRTLIAGGEHCSCLDDFRIHIDRNTYDVFQPDMILGDFGVTGIHRLGTITEYYKKRLMPHVCSLGSLPLSLAAVLQVCSAHANVPLIEYPFDPPFLTVETQQCILKEPLLIDSEGYLPIPQGPGLGVTLNEELLKNYTAVQLAR; this is encoded by the coding sequence ATGAAAATTATACAGGCAGAAACGCTGGTATCCAAGCAGCGGTTTGAGTTGCCGGCGGATTACCTTGTCGCCTGGTATTCAGCGGAAAAAATTCCCGCCAGGACGTATGACTTTCCTCTTCTGCGGCTCACGACGGACGAAGGCATCGTCGGCTACGGGCCCGGCGGCGCGCCGTTGGATGCCTTTGCGCTCCATAAGCTCATCGGGCTGGACCCGTTCCATACGGCGGAGTTCTGGATGGGGCTGATGAGCGGAAAGGACTGCGTAAGGTCTACGTACAGTGGAATCGACATCGCGCTTTGGGACATCGTCGGCAAAGCGACGGGCCACCCGATCGGGCATCTCCTGGGCACGTGCCGAGACCGCATCCTCGCATACGCGGCGACTTCCAGGTTGCTTACGGTAAAGGAGCACGTGCAGCAGTGCCGCGAACTGGTACGCATGGGGTTTCGCGCCATTAAGCTGCGCCTGCACCGGGGCGATTACCGCGAGGACATCGAAGTAGTCGAGGCGGTGCGCGAGGCCTGCGGCGAAGACGTGATCCTTCTGGTGGACGCGAATCAGAACAATCGCTCCTATGCATACCCCTTCTGGTCGTACGAAACGGCCTGCAAGGTGATGGACGCCATGGAAAGGCTGGACGTGCTGTGCGTCGAAGAGCCTCTCGACAGACGCGATTACGACGGCCTCGCGCGGCTGTCCGGAGAATTCCGCACGCTCATCGCGGGCGGCGAGCACTGCAGCTGCCTGGACGACTTCCGCATCCACATCGACCGGAACACCTACGACGTCTTCCAGCCGGACATGATTCTCGGTGATTTCGGCGTCACGGGCATTCACAGGCTGGGCACGATCACCGAATACTACAAAAAAAGGCTGATGCCGCATGTCTGCTCGCTCGGTTCCCTGCCTTTGAGCTTGGCAGCCGTCCTGCAGGTGTGCTCCGCCCATGCCAATGTCCCCTTGATCGAGTACCCCTTTGATCCGCCCTTTTTAACCGTTGAGACGCAGCAGTGCATTCTCAAAGAGCCCCTCCTCATCGATTCTGAGGGCTACCTGCCGATCCCACAGGGGCCTGGCCTTGGCGTAACCCTGAACGAGGAATTGCTGAAAAACTATACAGCCGTACAGCTTGCACGGTAA